The following are encoded in a window of Clostridia bacterium genomic DNA:
- the hflX gene encoding GTPase HflX, producing MEDNIIKKQRVLLVFINNQSQYDIDELTELVKTADGEVVLTVNQNKEYLDKATVVGSGKLLEIASQVEANDIDLVVFEETLSPIQLRNIQEKIPCLVIDRTNLILDIFAMHASSAQGKIQVELAQLKYNLPRLRSELGELTRQGGGIGTRGPGETKLEVNKRKIKDRITFLNEKLREITKQRGVSRNNRMQNNVPIVALTGYTNAGKSTLFNFLTQANVLAENKLFATLDTTARKMSLNGVNVIFTDTVGFINNLPHGLIESFKSTLEEITYADLILDIVDISSSQHTLHQKVTEELLAELGITSRIITVYNKCDLLMERFENTNDCVYISALKNIGVEELLKKIEEHINQKYIDIVLTVPCDKLDILGLIQKFGTKTTMDYTEENVIIKTTIERIYLSKFEQYIK from the coding sequence ATGGAAGATAATATAATAAAAAAACAACGAGTGCTACTCGTTTTTATAAACAATCAAAGTCAATACGATATTGACGAATTAACCGAATTGGTAAAAACTGCCGATGGCGAAGTTGTTCTTACAGTTAATCAAAATAAAGAATATTTAGATAAGGCGACTGTTGTTGGCAGTGGAAAATTACTGGAAATTGCAAGTCAAGTTGAGGCAAACGACATCGATTTAGTTGTATTTGAAGAAACTTTATCCCCTATACAACTTAGAAATATTCAAGAAAAAATACCTTGTCTTGTAATTGACAGAACTAATCTAATTCTAGATATTTTTGCTATGCACGCTAGTTCGGCGCAAGGAAAAATTCAAGTCGAGCTTGCTCAGTTAAAATACAACTTACCACGCCTTAGGTCGGAGCTTGGCGAACTTACACGTCAAGGTGGCGGTATTGGCACACGTGGTCCCGGCGAAACAAAGCTTGAAGTTAACAAACGTAAAATTAAAGACAGAATAACCTTCCTTAATGAAAAACTTAGAGAAATTACAAAACAACGTGGCGTATCTCGTAATAATAGAATGCAAAATAATGTGCCTATTGTTGCGCTAACCGGATACACAAACGCAGGAAAATCAACCCTTTTTAATTTTCTAACACAAGCGAATGTTCTTGCCGAAAATAAACTTTTTGCAACTCTTGATACCACAGCCCGCAAAATGTCTTTAAACGGAGTAAACGTAATATTTACTGATACAGTTGGCTTTATTAACAACCTACCGCACGGTTTAATTGAGTCTTTTAAATCAACGTTGGAAGAAATTACTTATGCCGATTTAATACTTGATATAGTAGACATATCTTCTTCGCAACATACTTTGCACCAAAAAGTGACTGAGGAATTACTAGCCGAATTAGGTATAACTTCAAGGATAATCACCGTATATAATAAATGCGATTTGCTTATGGAACGATTTGAAAATACTAATGATTGCGTTTACATTTCGGCGTTGAAAAATATTGGCGTAGAAGAATTGTTGAAAAAAATTGAAGAGCATATCAATCAAAAATATATCGACATTGTTTTAACAGTCCCCTGTGACAAGCTTGATATTTTGGGATTAATACAAAAATTTGGTACTAAAACTACAATGGACTATACCGAAGAAAACGTTATTATTAAAACGACTATCGAGCGTATTTATTTAAGTAAGTTCGAACAATACATTAAATAG
- the lexA gene encoding transcriptional repressor LexA: protein MSKVEQKLNSVFNYVRDFIQTNSYPPTVREICAGLDISSTSMVYSYIDKLVKLGKLEKQNNKNRSIGLANKADGLFLPLVGTVSAGAGILAVENIEGYYNLPKQLFNQNDLFLLRVTGNSMIEVGIFDGDLVVIKQQNNADNNQIVLAMFDDVATIKRFIRRGDKLYLHPENSNLKDIVLDYHNSDVQILGIVVGCIKKF from the coding sequence ATGAGTAAAGTTGAACAAAAGTTAAATTCTGTCTTTAATTACGTGCGTGATTTTATACAGACAAACAGTTATCCCCCCACCGTAAGAGAAATTTGCGCCGGCCTTGACATTAGCTCTACGTCGATGGTTTATTCTTATATCGACAAATTAGTTAAACTTGGCAAGCTAGAAAAACAAAATAACAAGAACCGTTCTATCGGGTTAGCAAACAAAGCCGATGGTCTATTTTTACCCCTTGTTGGCACAGTAAGCGCCGGAGCAGGAATACTAGCGGTCGAAAACATTGAAGGTTACTACAATCTTCCCAAACAGTTATTTAATCAAAATGATTTATTTTTATTGAGAGTAACTGGCAACAGTATGATTGAGGTAGGTATTTTTGACGGAGATTTAGTAGTTATTAAACAGCAAAACAACGCCGACAACAATCAAATTGTGCTTGCGATGTTTGATGACGTAGCTACGATTAAAAGATTTATTAGGCGTGGCGACAAGTTGTATCTCCACCCGGAGAACTCTAATCTTAAAGATATCGTCCTTGATTATCACAACAGCGATGTGCAAATTCTAGGGATTGTCGTAGGCTGTATTAAGAAGTTTTGA
- a CDS encoding tyrosine-type recombinase/integrase, producing the protein MKKQKTYFAQRDYKNSNKIYEMLDLELPEFCREYCIGIENNTTALTRLNYMYDIKLFLKYITSETKFVGKAVKQITLSDIEGLSSYDIEKYLSYLSYYENAEGKSISNGEKGKARKLSSIRALIKFFIRKEMMSKDPTAPVRLPKIHEKEIVRLEGEEIVSILESAETGIGLSAHQLSYHKNTSVRDVAIVALLLGTGIRISELVGLDVKDIDFDNASFIITRKGGNRVVLYFSQEIGGILADYSQLRKNQKEINQDAFFLSLQNKRISTRSVENIVKKYSQIASPLKKISPHKLRSTYGTELYRQTGDIYIVADVLGHKDVNTTKKHYAAISDDVRRKASKQVVLRKPNSKKDD; encoded by the coding sequence ATGAAAAAACAAAAGACGTATTTTGCTCAAAGAGATTATAAAAATTCTAATAAAATATATGAGATGTTAGATTTAGAACTGCCAGAGTTTTGTAGAGAATACTGCATAGGTATTGAAAACAACACTACGGCGCTAACTCGGCTTAATTATATGTATGACATTAAGTTATTTTTAAAATACATCACTAGCGAAACCAAATTTGTTGGCAAAGCCGTCAAGCAAATTACTTTAAGCGACATTGAAGGTTTAAGCAGTTACGATATCGAAAAATATCTTAGCTACTTATCTTATTACGAAAATGCTGAGGGAAAATCTATAAGCAACGGAGAAAAAGGCAAAGCTAGAAAACTTTCTTCTATTCGAGCGCTAATCAAATTCTTTATACGCAAAGAAATGATGTCAAAAGACCCTACTGCGCCCGTAAGACTTCCTAAAATTCACGAAAAAGAAATTGTTAGACTTGAAGGCGAAGAGATTGTAAGTATCCTAGAAAGCGCCGAAACAGGCATTGGACTTAGCGCCCATCAACTTAGTTATCACAAAAACACTAGCGTAAGAGACGTTGCAATAGTAGCGCTTTTGCTTGGCACTGGCATAAGAATAAGCGAGCTTGTTGGACTAGATGTCAAGGACATCGACTTTGATAACGCTAGCTTTATAATAACTCGCAAGGGCGGAAATCGTGTAGTTTTATATTTCAGTCAAGAAATTGGCGGAATTTTAGCCGATTATTCTCAGCTACGCAAAAATCAAAAAGAAATTAACCAAGACGCATTCTTTTTATCGCTACAAAACAAGCGCATTTCTACTCGTTCAGTTGAAAATATCGTTAAAAAGTATAGTCAAATTGCTAGTCCGCTTAAAAAAATATCTCCGCATAAGCTTCGTAGCACTTACGGAACAGAATTATATAGGCAAACTGGCGATATTTATATAGTTGCCGACGTTCTTGGTCATAAAGACGTTAACACAACAAAAAAACATTACGCAGCAATTAGCGACGACGTTAGGCGTAAAGCTTCTAAGCAAGTTGTTTTAAGAAAACCTAACTCCAAAAAAGACGACTAA
- the mutL gene encoding DNA mismatch repair endonuclease MutL, producing the protein MKIKQLKESIFLDTNNIVRDIPSVIRELIENSIDASATEITITIPEDYSSVTVADNGCGIEAEDVDLLIKSNCTSKLDRSDKLLGFRGLSLFCIGEFASMDITTKISTMKPIVFKYYKGLRNTIKDIVTDEIKYDSGTTIKVYGFYEIDTTSQTLINDIVKIVGNIILSKPNITFSLTIGNYNLHHKASEMLDAVGDVWGEKAKNDCFYATWYYTGITVEGCFGKPNCSIDTKVLQTTSINGRVSVNAVVQSAIENIYNHYYMISRFPIYSLNITIPYKDVNFNLVGDKSQIEFSDDDYVYKAVRACVSKCLQYYYLHQKLNQRVDYVACYINKHYQLYTNSLKKSKIATLPKIKGYDGQTFYDNGGDILEHTSNSWFLRDHTIFELNEALSDLYKRETCKKSYYTYANAKVLGMVFDRFILMQRDDFFYCLDYIGMRAKYYFDTYLLSFEKNIIATTTMVEPYVFRLDKVDMHNLDFRMPLLAKLGFVFAPLTDYYYRLNKIPDIFAGSLDYKKFVTELLVLLQRREELNDEEFANFIDALACKHLQICTQNITLSELKSFVKNLDRDKLTISYDGKPLIVVLTIFDFQRKFLGDKCL; encoded by the coding sequence ATGAAAATTAAGCAATTAAAAGAGTCTATATTCCTTGATACCAATAATATAGTTAGAGATATTCCTTCGGTAATTAGAGAACTAATTGAAAATAGTATTGATGCTTCGGCGACTGAAATTACTATAACTATACCCGAAGATTATAGTAGCGTTACCGTTGCCGACAATGGTTGTGGAATAGAAGCTGAGGACGTTGATTTACTTATTAAGTCAAATTGCACAAGTAAACTTGACCGTAGTGATAAGTTGTTGGGATTTAGGGGTTTATCTCTTTTTTGTATCGGCGAATTTGCAAGTATGGATATTACTACAAAAATATCTACTATGAAACCAATAGTATTTAAATATTATAAGGGTTTACGAAATACTATTAAAGACATAGTAACTGATGAAATTAAATATGACAGTGGAACAACCATAAAAGTATATGGATTTTATGAAATTGATACGACTTCGCAAACTTTAATTAATGACATTGTTAAAATCGTTGGTAATATTATTCTTTCAAAACCAAATATTACCTTTTCTCTCACGATAGGAAACTATAATTTGCATCATAAAGCAAGCGAAATGCTTGACGCCGTTGGCGATGTTTGGGGAGAAAAAGCCAAAAATGATTGTTTCTATGCAACATGGTATTATACTGGTATTACAGTTGAAGGCTGTTTTGGCAAACCTAATTGTTCAATCGATACCAAGGTATTACAAACAACGTCCATTAATGGTAGGGTAAGCGTAAACGCAGTTGTACAAAGCGCTATTGAAAACATATATAATCACTATTATATGATTTCTAGATTTCCAATTTATTCTCTAAACATTACAATTCCATACAAAGATGTCAACTTCAATCTTGTTGGAGATAAGTCGCAAATTGAATTTAGCGATGACGATTATGTCTACAAAGCTGTTAGAGCCTGTGTGTCAAAGTGTCTTCAATACTACTACTTGCATCAAAAATTGAACCAACGAGTAGATTACGTAGCTTGCTATATCAATAAACACTATCAACTATATACTAATAGTTTAAAGAAATCTAAGATAGCAACTCTTCCTAAAATTAAAGGGTATGACGGGCAAACATTCTATGACAACGGCGGAGATATACTTGAACATACAAGTAACTCGTGGTTTTTGCGTGACCATACAATATTCGAATTAAACGAAGCTCTTAGCGACCTATACAAGAGGGAAACTTGCAAAAAATCCTACTATACTTATGCAAATGCAAAAGTTCTAGGTATGGTCTTTGACCGCTTTATTCTTATGCAGAGAGATGATTTTTTCTATTGTTTAGATTATATAGGCATGAGAGCAAAATATTATTTTGATACCTACCTGCTTTCATTTGAAAAGAACATAATCGCAACAACCACAATGGTTGAACCTTACGTATTTAGACTTGACAAAGTTGATATGCATAACTTAGATTTTCGTATGCCTTTACTTGCGAAGTTAGGCTTTGTTTTTGCGCCATTAACCGACTACTATTATAGATTAAATAAGATACCCGACATTTTTGCCGGTTCGCTTGATTATAAAAAATTTGTCACCGAATTATTAGTATTATTACAGCGTCGTGAAGAACTTAATGATGAGGAATTTGCCAATTTTATTGATGCATTAGCTTGCAAACATCTTCAAATATGTACCCAAAACATTACGCTTAGCGAACTAAAATCTTTTGTCAAAAATTTAGACCGTGATAAACTAACAATATCCTACGATGGTAAACCATTAATCGTTGTTCTAACCATTTTTGATTTTCAACGTAAGTTTTTGGGGGATAAATGCTTATGA
- a CDS encoding PadR family transcriptional regulator — protein MANFDFLKGNIEIIILNALSLQDGYGYDIAKEIKDKTQNSYEIKQPTLYAYLKRLELQELITSYWGSESSGGRRRYYKITEKGRQFCQNFNLEWKYQKTVLDTLVPDDDSLPITQKDTTLMFGKKVKKPVQKITQIEQEEIAKQLDLLKDVTASTQSKPLAKADVTASTQSKPLAKNNDLLIEEEVTAPAPTTFLSYKKSSLEHKPIATTSQIEDVSNPDIDLQPYAPNKEEFLEKFNKKAQEIIDKNIQTAQPDVKEVLTETSYDDVSTNSTAQQTNYKHVFNTLLKTQLDDSALHSADVDIQPEIKSSQTSSLDELADSLAKVGIKLKVYNNQISNYAPQAMLYKNKIIFVSIWLTYFATAIEMLFVWLAGINVLPINTLIIYWLCLATLPIALTILYIINPNKKTKPIFNFKYHIVNALIGAGLIIILVFSLFVLFGCLFSDTVQLLTYVILPLIVAINVPMYPVFYKLIFKKMLI, from the coding sequence ATGGCAAATTTTGACTTTTTAAAAGGCAATATTGAAATAATCATTTTAAACGCCCTATCGTTACAAGATGGTTATGGATATGATATTGCAAAAGAAATTAAAGACAAAACGCAAAATTCCTATGAGATAAAACAGCCTACCCTTTACGCATATTTAAAAAGGTTAGAATTGCAAGAATTAATAACCTCTTATTGGGGTAGCGAATCTAGCGGCGGCAGAAGGCGCTATTATAAAATTACCGAAAAAGGTCGGCAATTTTGTCAAAATTTTAATCTAGAATGGAAATATCAAAAAACAGTTCTTGACACCCTTGTCCCCGACGACGATAGTTTGCCGATAACTCAAAAAGACACTACTTTGATGTTTGGCAAAAAAGTTAAAAAGCCCGTTCAAAAGATAACTCAAATCGAACAAGAAGAAATTGCTAAACAGCTTGATTTGCTAAAAGATGTTACTGCTTCTACACAATCAAAACCCTTGGCAAAAGCCGACGTTACTGCTTCTACGCAATCAAAGCCTTTGGCAAAAAATAATGATTTATTAATAGAAGAAGAAGTAACCGCCCCAGCGCCCACCACTTTCCTATCTTACAAGAAATCAAGTCTTGAACATAAGCCGATTGCTACAACTTCACAAATTGAAGATGTTTCTAATCCTGATATAGACTTGCAACCTTACGCTCCAAATAAAGAAGAATTTTTAGAAAAATTTAATAAAAAAGCGCAAGAAATTATTGATAAAAATATCCAAACGGCTCAACCTGATGTTAAAGAAGTTTTAACCGAAACAAGTTATGATGATGTTTCAACTAATTCGACAGCTCAACAGACTAATTATAAACACGTATTTAATACTCTACTTAAAACTCAGTTAGACGACTCGGCGTTACATAGCGCCGACGTAGACATTCAACCCGAGATAAAGAGTTCGCAAACGTCTTCCCTAGACGAACTTGCAGACTCACTAGCAAAAGTTGGTATTAAGCTTAAAGTTTACAATAATCAAATATCTAACTATGCTCCCCAAGCTATGCTGTACAAAAATAAAATTATTTTTGTTTCAATTTGGCTAACGTATTTTGCGACCGCTATTGAAATGCTTTTTGTTTGGCTTGCAGGCATTAATGTTTTACCTATCAACACATTAATTATTTATTGGTTATGCCTAGCTACCCTACCTATTGCGTTAACGATACTTTACATAATCAACCCAAATAAAAAGACTAAACCGATATTTAATTTTAAGTACCATATAGTTAATGCGCTTATTGGCGCAGGACTTATAATTATTTTAGTATTTTCATTGTTTGTACTATTTGGTTGTTTGTTTAGCGACACTGTCCAGCTATTAACCTATGTAATCTTACCTTTGATTGTCGCTATAAACGTACCGATGTATCCAGTATTCTATAAACTTATATTCAAAAAAATGTTGATATAA
- a CDS encoding YgjP-like metallopeptidase domain-containing protein: MDVVVLRHKYNSIKLSTKSDTLIAQIPKNMTLVELEKKLVESVYAPITIITPEKEGAERERCGSLKPNKSIDTKPSVEFDQEMLREFYACKKTILYGYVYNVLPSKQKNTSVSRQDILLSQASFDSYDKRRHALCGIIKKSASQKLPNYVSAIGSRLSLCPSGIEICDNLNCWGECKDNLLKLRSNVIQLPPNLQLCIVVGQLYKLIASENTNLYINLIEKVLPNYKKNIQLIEHYTFLMDIF, encoded by the coding sequence ATGGACGTAGTAGTATTGAGGCATAAGTATAATTCGATTAAATTGTCTACTAAAAGTGACACTTTAATTGCGCAAATTCCCAAGAATATGACACTTGTAGAATTAGAAAAGAAGCTTGTAGAGAGTGTATATGCGCCGATTACTATTATTACGCCGGAAAAAGAAGGCGCTGAAAGGGAACGTTGTGGGAGCTTAAAACCCAATAAGTCTATTGACACAAAGCCTAGCGTGGAATTTGACCAAGAAATGTTACGAGAATTCTACGCCTGTAAAAAGACAATTCTATATGGCTACGTTTATAACGTTCTGCCGTCGAAACAAAAAAATACAAGCGTTTCTAGACAAGATATTCTGCTTAGCCAAGCATCGTTTGATAGCTACGACAAGAGACGACACGCTTTATGCGGTATAATTAAGAAGTCCGCAAGCCAAAAATTGCCAAATTATGTTTCAGCAATCGGTTCGAGATTAAGCCTTTGCCCGTCGGGCATAGAAATATGCGACAACCTTAATTGTTGGGGAGAGTGCAAGGATAATTTGCTAAAATTACGAAGTAACGTAATACAGTTACCACCAAATCTACAACTGTGCATAGTAGTAGGTCAATTATATAAATTGATAGCAAGTGAAAATACAAATTTGTATATAAATTTAATTGAAAAAGTTTTACCAAATTACAAAAAGAACATACAGCTGATTGAACATTATACTTTTCTTATGGATATTTTTTAA
- the rnhA gene encoding ribonuclease HI — protein sequence MKKVIIYTDGACSGNPGNGGWGAVLIYNNNVKQLSGYQVATTNNRMELKAVINALKQLKEPCEVEINLDSSYVVNAINNNWLRKWSSNGWINSSKQDVKNKDLWEELLELIEIHTLIFVKVKGHSGDKYNQICDDLATQEIKAHKTDL from the coding sequence ATGAAAAAAGTAATTATTTATACCGATGGAGCTTGCTCGGGCAATCCCGGTAACGGCGGTTGGGGAGCTGTGCTAATTTATAATAACAATGTTAAACAACTTAGTGGCTACCAAGTGGCAACCACTAACAATAGAATGGAACTTAAAGCTGTAATTAATGCGCTCAAACAGCTTAAAGAGCCTTGCGAAGTTGAAATAAATCTTGATTCTTCTTATGTTGTAAACGCTATTAACAACAACTGGTTAAGAAAGTGGTCTAGCAACGGTTGGATTAATTCCTCAAAACAAGATGTTAAGAATAAAGACCTATGGGAAGAATTGCTGGAACTTATAGAAATTCATACCTTAATTTTTGTAAAGGTTAAGGGACATTCCGGAGATAAATATAATCAAATTTGCGATGATTTAGCTACGCAAGAGATTAAAGCTCATAAAACCGACCTATAA
- the miaA gene encoding tRNA (adenosine(37)-N6)-dimethylallyltransferase MiaA has product MKPLLIIAGATAVGKSSLALELAKTLNSDIVSADSMQIYRGLDIGTAKPSKEEQRAVKHHLIDIVNPDETFNSFLYKEKVEELFKSNAYGEVPLFVGGTGFYYDCLLRSLDFKFDESSSQIREELLEYYNNFGKDALFAKLEEVDPESAKLIHKNNIVRVIRAIEIASSGVRLSSRTRNKNTNYPYIMFTLDMDRAKLYDRINSRVDNMIANGLVEEVESIYNYYNRNKELQALQAIGYKEIIEYIEGAISKKDTIELIKQRTRNYAKRQITFFKRFDNVITLDANLDITILIDKIYSYYNSII; this is encoded by the coding sequence ATGAAACCTTTACTTATTATTGCCGGCGCAACGGCTGTTGGCAAAAGTTCCCTTGCCTTAGAACTGGCAAAAACTCTAAATAGCGACATTGTTTCTGCCGACTCTATGCAAATATATAGAGGGCTAGATATAGGAACGGCAAAGCCTAGCAAAGAGGAGCAAAGAGCGGTAAAACACCACTTAATCGATATTGTAAATCCAGATGAAACATTTAACAGTTTTTTATATAAAGAAAAGGTTGAAGAGCTGTTTAAATCTAACGCTTATGGCGAAGTGCCTTTATTTGTTGGCGGTACTGGATTTTACTACGATTGTCTATTGCGCTCGCTTGATTTTAAGTTTGATGAGAGTTCCTCGCAAATTAGAGAAGAGCTTCTTGAATATTATAATAATTTTGGTAAAGATGCCTTGTTTGCTAAATTAGAAGAAGTTGACCCCGAGTCGGCAAAACTAATACACAAAAACAATATTGTTAGGGTTATTCGAGCTATTGAAATCGCAAGTAGTGGGGTAAGGCTGTCTTCAAGAACACGCAATAAAAATACAAATTATCCCTATATTATGTTTACGCTTGATATGGATAGAGCAAAACTTTATGATAGAATTAATAGTAGAGTTGATAATATGATTGCGAACGGCTTAGTTGAAGAAGTGGAAAGCATCTATAATTATTACAATAGAAATAAAGAATTGCAAGCGCTACAAGCTATTGGATATAAAGAAATTATTGAATATATAGAGGGGGCTATATCAAAGAAGGATACAATCGAACTTATCAAACAGCGTACTCGCAACTATGCTAAACGACAAATAACTTTTTTTAAACGGTTTGATAACGTTATAACGTTAGATGCAAACCTAGATATTACAATTTTGATTGATAAAATATACTCTTACTATAATAGTATTATATAA
- a CDS encoding methionine gamma-lyase family protein produces the protein MNKLIKNALEKLSDKFAKIDEIALNNQAKVLRAFSQNKVALRHFSGTSGYGYDDAGRDTLSNLVASIFNAESAIASPLLASGTHAITVALFGLLRQNDVMLSITGEVYDTLQEVVLGKDVNSLADIGVKYEVISLLNDSFDSDKILNYISTSVPRIIYIQRSRGYEMRSAISNDKIKDIVNKVRKVAPNIIVMVDNCYGEFVEELEPTDVGADIVVGSFIKNFGGGLAPSGGYIAGKNELIKRISYRLTSSGIGQEVGSYAYGYKDFYQGIFLAPHVVAQAVKITQLFSYVLSNLGYEVLPSPNQINYDIVCSIKFNNKDKLISFCQAIQRISPIDSFVTPMPWAMPGYADQVIMSAGCFIQGASIELSCDAPIKPPYVVYMQGGLTLEHGILALEEVLKTL, from the coding sequence ATGAATAAACTAATTAAAAATGCGTTAGAAAAACTAAGCGACAAATTTGCTAAAATTGACGAAATAGCATTAAACAATCAAGCAAAGGTGCTTAGAGCTTTTAGCCAAAATAAAGTTGCGCTAAGACATTTCTCGGGAACTAGCGGTTACGGATATGATGATGCGGGTAGGGATACTTTGAGTAATCTTGTTGCAAGTATTTTTAATGCTGAAAGCGCAATAGCTAGTCCGTTGCTTGCTTCCGGAACTCACGCAATCACAGTTGCTCTATTTGGCTTGTTAAGACAAAATGATGTTATGTTAAGTATTACCGGTGAAGTCTATGATACTTTACAAGAAGTTGTTTTAGGTAAAGACGTCAATTCTCTTGCTGATATCGGCGTAAAGTACGAAGTAATTTCGTTGTTAAATGACTCTTTTGACAGCGATAAAATTCTTAATTATATCTCTACGTCTGTGCCCCGAATTATTTATATTCAACGTTCTCGTGGCTACGAAATGCGTTCGGCAATTTCAAACGATAAAATAAAAGATATTGTTAATAAAGTTAGAAAGGTTGCGCCAAATATTATCGTAATGGTTGACAACTGTTATGGCGAATTTGTCGAGGAACTCGAACCTACCGATGTCGGCGCAGATATAGTTGTTGGCTCTTTTATCAAGAACTTTGGCGGTGGGCTAGCCCCAAGCGGAGGATATATTGCAGGCAAAAACGAACTGATTAAACGAATATCATATCGCCTAACGTCTTCCGGAATAGGGCAGGAAGTCGGTAGCTATGCCTATGGCTATAAAGATTTCTATCAAGGTATTTTTCTTGCTCCACACGTCGTTGCGCAAGCAGTGAAAATAACTCAGTTGTTTAGTTATGTTTTATCAAATTTGGGTTATGAGGTTTTGCCTAGCCCAAATCAAATAAATTATGATATAGTTTGTTCAATTAAATTTAATAATAAAGATAAATTAATTTCTTTTTGTCAAGCTATCCAACGCATTTCGCCTATCGATAGTTTTGTTACTCCAATGCCGTGGGCAATGCCGGGTTACGCCGACCAAGTAATTATGTCGGCTGGTTGTTTTATTCAAGGCGCATCAATTGAGCTAAGTTGCGACGCTCCAATTAAACCGCCTTATGTGGTTTATATGCAGGGCGGACTTACCCTCGAACACGGTATACTTGCGCTAGAAGAAGTCCTCAAAACTTTATAA